From Pontibacillus yanchengensis:
AATTAAATTCCAGCGAGACTGTAATAGACGACATCTTCGGTCTTAATATCCCTACACATTGTCCTGGTGTTCCAGATGATGTATTAATTCCGAAGAAAACATGGAAGAATGAATCAGACTACCAAGAAAAAGCAAAACATTTAGCTAAGAAATTCCATGAGAATTTCAACAAATTTGATGGGGTTAGCCAAAAAATTCGTAACGCTGGCCCAACATATAAGTAACACCAAATTTACTCCCTCATCTCCTTTATATAAAATGGCTAGCCCAAAAAAGGGTTAGCCATTTTTTATTCTTTAAGCCATTCTGCTAGCTGTTTCACGGTACGTCGATTAATGGCTGGAGGAAAATAATGATCAAGATTATGAAAAATCCAACTCGTCACAGGCTTCCCCTGTCGCTGCAGCACGTCTTCTAGCTTTTCAGAATGTTCCACCGATACATTTTGGTCATGCGCTCCATGGATAAGGAGAACAGGACTCTCGATCTCATCCATTTTAGATAAAGGCGTTCGTTGTTCATATCGCTCTGGGTATTTATTAGGTGTACCTCCTACGACTCGCTTCAACATCCTACGAAGGTCTTCACGCTCCCAATACGTAAGCTCGATATCACTTACTCCACCCCAGCATACAACTTTGTGAATATTAGGAACCTCCAAAGCCGTCCAGAGTGCCATAACCCCACCTCTTGAAAAGCCAAACACATTGACCTCTCCATTAACTTGAGGGTGATTAAAAAGAAGCCTAGCTCCATTATGACCATCTAAGCGGTCCCGTAGTGCAAAGTCTTCGCTCCCTTCCCCTCCCATATTACCTCGATAACAGGGAGCAAATACTACAAATCCATAGGAAGCAAATTGAATGATTCGACCTATTCGAACCTTTCCAACATTCTTAATCCCCCCACGTAGATAAAGAAAACCAGGATATTGCTCCCCATCATTGGGCTCTACCATAAAACCCTTCACTTGTAACCCATCACTCCAATATGTAACAAGCGATACCGTTAACCTGGGATGAGGAGATGGGTAGCGTTGCTTTGAAATAATTGTAGCGTCTTTCATAACTATACTTCCTTTCTAGGCAATCACACATTTTGCACAAGAGCATAAGCTATCATAGCTTTTGATACTTATCTTACAGGAGGATGACCTCGAATGAAAAAAATGCGTCTGCTTCTATATTTTTCGTTAGCTCTGATGGTTCTATTCCCACTCGCATCTTGTGGCAATGAACCAACAAATATTCGAGTAGCCGAAGTAACACGGTCCATATTTTACGCCCCTCAATATGTAGCATTAGAAAAAGGTTTCTTTGAAGAAGAAGGATTATCCGTGGATTTGAAGACGACATGGGGTGGTGACAAAACAATGACCAGCTTATTGTCAGATGGTGCTGACGTAGCCCTTGTAGGCTCTGAAACATCTATTTACGTGTATGCAAGAGGTGCAAGTGATCCCGTTATCAACTTTGCTCAGCTCACCCAAACAGATGGTACATTCCTCGTTGCAAGGGAAGAACAGCTTGATTTCGAATGGGAGGACCTAAACGACAGTACCTTCCTAGGTCAGCGTAAAGGTGGTATGCCTCAAATGGTTGGAGAATATGTGTTGAAGCAAAAAGGGATTGACCCTCAAAATGATTTAAATTTAATCCAGAATGTAGAATTTGCCAATATCCCAAGTGCCTTTGCCTCAGGTACAGGAGACTACGTTCAGCTATTTGAACCAACAGCAAGTATTTTTGAAAGAGAAGGTAAAGGGCATATTGTAGCTTCATTTGGAACAGAATCTGGTCATGTACCTTACACTGTTTTTATGGCAAAGGATAGTTTTATAAACGAAAACAAAGCAGATATGGAAAAATTCACTCGTGCGCTATACAAAGCACAGAACTGGGTGGAAGACCATAGTGCCGGAGAAATAGCAGATGTTATCCAACCATATTTTGAAGATACAGAACCTAAATTAATTGAAACAGTGGTGGATCGCTATAAAAGCCAAGGTTCTTATGCACTAGACCCAATACTAGATCAAGATGAATGGAACAACTTGAAAGACATTATGGATGCAGCAGGAGAGCTTCCTAAAGATGTAGATCATTCGACGTTAGTAAATACAGAAATAGCCGAGAAGATTATAAATGAATAAGGGGGGAGAATCATGGGTTTCCTTACCTTAGAAAATATTTCTCATCAATACTTCACTACTTCGAGCTATACAAAGGCTATAGAAGATATAAACCTTACTATTGAAGAAGGAGATTTTGTATCATTTCTAGGACCAAGTGGGTGCGGAAAATCCACGATTCTCTCCATTGTATCTGGATTAATAGCACCTACAGAAGGTAACGTATTTGTTAATGGTTCTCCTATTTCCAAACAATCAACAACCATTGGTTATATGCTCCAAGAAGATTATTTGTTTCCGTGGAAAACCATCCAACAAAATGTATTACTAGGTCCACATATCCAACGAAATGTTACGCAAGAGATAGAGGCAAAAGCCATTCATATTTTAGAAGATATGGGGCTAGGCAAGGTT
This genomic window contains:
- a CDS encoding alpha/beta hydrolase family protein, giving the protein MKDATIISKQRYPSPHPRLTVSLVTYWSDGLQVKGFMVEPNDGEQYPGFLYLRGGIKNVGKVRIGRIIQFASYGFVVFAPCYRGNMGGEGSEDFALRDRLDGHNGARLLFNHPQVNGEVNVFGFSRGGVMALWTALEVPNIHKVVCWGGVSDIELTYWEREDLRRMLKRVVGGTPNKYPERYEQRTPLSKMDEIESPVLLIHGAHDQNVSVEHSEKLEDVLQRQGKPVTSWIFHNLDHYFPPAINRRTVKQLAEWLKE
- a CDS encoding ABC transporter substrate-binding protein — translated: MKKMRLLLYFSLALMVLFPLASCGNEPTNIRVAEVTRSIFYAPQYVALEKGFFEEEGLSVDLKTTWGGDKTMTSLLSDGADVALVGSETSIYVYARGASDPVINFAQLTQTDGTFLVAREEQLDFEWEDLNDSTFLGQRKGGMPQMVGEYVLKQKGIDPQNDLNLIQNVEFANIPSAFASGTGDYVQLFEPTASIFEREGKGHIVASFGTESGHVPYTVFMAKDSFINENKADMEKFTRALYKAQNWVEDHSAGEIADVIQPYFEDTEPKLIETVVDRYKSQGSYALDPILDQDEWNNLKDIMDAAGELPKDVDHSTLVNTEIAEKIINE